DNA sequence from the Desulfobacterales bacterium genome:
GCACCGAGCAAGGGGGCCATCACCGTTTGCGATGGGCCCCTCCTTGCCCAATGAGTTCAGGTGAATCTACTTAACCTCCACCTGGGCACCTGCTTCTTCAAGCTGTGCTTTAACTTTTTCAGCTTCTTCTTTGGGCACACCTTCTTTGACCGGTTTGGGAACTTCGTCAACCAATGCCTTGGCATCTTTTAATCCCAGTCCAGTGATGGCCCGAACTTCTTTGATGACCGCAATTTTCTTGTCGCCAGCGGCAGTTATAATGACATCAAATTCGGTCTTTTCTTCTGCAGCCGCGGCCTCGCCCGCCGCTGCCCCCGGAGCCACCATGGCCACCGGTGCCGCTGCAGACACACCAAATTTTTCCTCCATTTCTTTAACCAGCTCACTGAGCTCAAGAACTGACATATTTGCCACAAATTCAATTACATCTTCTTTCGTAATACTTTCTTTCGCCATTTTTTCCTCCAGTTTAAATTACGCCATCAC
Encoded proteins:
- the rplL gene encoding 50S ribosomal protein L7/L12, whose translation is MAKESITKEDVIEFVANMSVLELSELVKEMEEKFGVSAAAPVAMVAPGAAAGEAAAAEEKTEFDVIITAAGDKKIAVIKEVRAITGLGLKDAKALVDEVPKPVKEGVPKEEAEKVKAQLEEAGAQVEVK